The Halosimplex litoreum genome has a window encoding:
- a CDS encoding ThuA domain-containing protein, which translates to MPDTRVTVWNEFVHEQESETVAEIYPDGIHGAIAAALDARGFDTETSTLQEPEHGLTEDVLAETDVLTWWGHAAHDEVSDEVAERVVEAVRDGMGLLVLHSAHYSKVFKRLMGTSCSLKWREAAERERLWVIEPSHPIADGIDDCIELDEAEMYGERFDVPQPETLVFNSWFEGGEVFRSGCTYRRGNGRIFYFRPGHETYPIYHDEEIQKVLANAVEWAAPSDDRATSSGGNTDPREDIDTSDERTVH; encoded by the coding sequence ATGCCCGACACACGCGTCACGGTCTGGAACGAGTTCGTCCACGAGCAGGAGTCCGAGACGGTTGCGGAGATCTACCCCGACGGCATCCACGGCGCCATCGCCGCCGCGCTCGACGCGCGCGGCTTCGACACCGAGACGTCGACGCTACAGGAGCCCGAGCACGGCCTCACCGAAGACGTGCTCGCCGAGACCGACGTGCTGACGTGGTGGGGCCACGCCGCCCACGACGAAGTCTCCGACGAGGTCGCCGAGCGGGTCGTCGAGGCGGTCCGCGACGGGATGGGGCTGCTCGTCCTCCACTCCGCGCACTACTCGAAGGTGTTCAAGCGGCTGATGGGCACCAGTTGCTCGCTGAAGTGGCGCGAGGCGGCCGAGCGCGAGCGGCTGTGGGTCATCGAGCCGAGCCACCCCATCGCCGACGGGATCGACGACTGTATCGAACTCGACGAGGCGGAGATGTACGGCGAGCGCTTCGACGTGCCCCAGCCCGAGACGCTGGTGTTCAACTCCTGGTTCGAGGGCGGCGAGGTGTTCCGCTCGGGCTGTACCTACCGCCGCGGCAACGGCCGGATCTTCTACTTCCGACCGGGTCACGAGACCTACCCCATCTACCACGACGAGGAGATCCAGAAGGTGCTCGCCAACGCCGTCGAGTGGGCCGCCCCCAGCGACGACCGCGCCACCTCCAGCGGCGGCAACACCGACCCGCGCGAGGACATCGACACGTCCGACGAGCGGACCGTCCACTGA
- a CDS encoding glycoside hydrolase family 9 protein codes for MSEFEPGSDGPAERVRVDQVGYLPSAPKRAVVAVETDRSTIEAERFAVRECGPGDVVRSGALSDPVDDPDAAETVRRADFSTLSEPGEYRVAVGRGVTDDGDLQAVTAESVPFRVGTDAYDGVLADAVRLYTLKRSNTAIDDPVTGLDVPAGHTQDARAAMYFGDEFRDDGERLDVSGGWYDAGDYGKYVPPAAVTVGQLLLAYEQYPSAFEAGQCDLPVEASGVEGSVTDGEDAFELPDLLVEAKFELEWLERMQREDGALYHKVAAREWPAIDEAPTDDDRERFVYGLSTFGTAQYAAAMAMAARVYAERAPEFAERALEHARGAHAYLESNPDPEFRFDEGQDDGSGPYRKDTDREERFWATAELLKTTGDTRYADYLEVRFADLFDAEARAPVWDDTLSLGQWAYLTADAADDARADRLESAFVDYADDLVAAIEADGYRCALDTEDYHWASTKLALSKGSLLLLANAIDSDARYVAGALDQLHYALGRTPTGYSYVTGQGTHPPRNPHDRLVEGTGTDLPGMVVGGANRNGDDETVAEYIAETDAPPAKCYVDATESYSANEWAIDYTAPIVFLLGHARTMGDA; via the coding sequence ATGAGCGAGTTCGAACCAGGGTCGGACGGGCCCGCCGAGCGGGTGCGCGTCGACCAGGTCGGATACCTCCCGTCGGCGCCGAAGCGAGCCGTCGTCGCCGTCGAGACCGACCGGTCTACAATCGAGGCCGAACGGTTCGCCGTCCGCGAGTGCGGGCCCGGGGACGTCGTCCGCTCGGGGGCACTCTCGGATCCGGTCGACGACCCCGACGCGGCCGAGACAGTCCGTCGCGCCGACTTCTCGACGCTCTCCGAACCGGGCGAGTACCGGGTCGCAGTCGGGCGCGGCGTGACGGACGACGGCGACCTGCAAGCGGTCACCGCCGAATCGGTTCCCTTTCGCGTCGGCACGGACGCGTACGACGGGGTGCTGGCCGACGCCGTCCGCCTGTACACGCTGAAGCGGTCGAACACCGCCATCGACGATCCCGTCACCGGACTCGACGTACCGGCAGGCCACACGCAGGACGCCCGGGCGGCGATGTACTTCGGCGACGAGTTCCGCGACGACGGCGAGCGGCTGGACGTCTCCGGCGGCTGGTACGACGCCGGCGACTACGGGAAGTACGTGCCGCCGGCCGCGGTGACGGTTGGGCAGCTGCTCCTGGCCTACGAGCAGTATCCGTCCGCGTTCGAGGCCGGGCAGTGCGACCTGCCGGTCGAGGCGTCCGGAGTCGAGGGGTCGGTGACCGACGGCGAGGACGCGTTCGAACTGCCGGACCTGCTCGTCGAGGCGAAGTTCGAACTCGAATGGCTGGAACGGATGCAACGCGAGGACGGCGCCCTCTATCACAAGGTCGCAGCGCGGGAGTGGCCCGCGATCGACGAGGCGCCGACCGACGACGACCGCGAGCGGTTCGTCTACGGCCTCTCGACGTTCGGCACCGCCCAGTACGCGGCCGCGATGGCGATGGCCGCCAGAGTCTACGCCGAGCGGGCGCCCGAGTTCGCCGAGCGCGCGCTCGAACACGCTCGCGGGGCACACGCTTACCTCGAATCGAATCCCGACCCCGAGTTCCGCTTCGACGAGGGCCAGGACGACGGGTCCGGCCCCTACCGCAAGGACACCGACCGCGAGGAGCGATTCTGGGCGACCGCGGAGCTGCTGAAGACCACCGGCGACACCCGGTACGCCGACTATCTGGAGGTCCGGTTCGCCGACCTCTTCGACGCCGAGGCGCGGGCCCCGGTCTGGGACGACACGCTCTCGCTCGGCCAGTGGGCCTATCTCACCGCCGACGCGGCCGACGACGCCCGTGCTGACCGGCTCGAATCCGCGTTCGTCGACTACGCCGACGACCTCGTCGCGGCCATCGAGGCCGACGGTTACCGCTGCGCGCTCGATACCGAGGACTACCACTGGGCGTCGACCAAGTTGGCGCTCTCGAAGGGGAGTCTGCTCCTGCTCGCGAACGCGATCGACTCGGACGCGCGCTACGTCGCGGGCGCGCTCGACCAGTTGCACTACGCGCTGGGGCGGACGCCGACCGGCTACAGCTACGTGACCGGCCAGGGGACCCACCCGCCGCGCAACCCCCACGACCGCCTCGTGGAGGGCACGGGAACCGACCTCCCGGGGATGGTCGTCGGCGGCGCCAACCGCAACGGCGACGACGAGACGGTCGCCGAGTACATCGCCGAGACCGACGCGCCGCCCGCGAAGTGCTACGTCGACGCCACGGAGTCGTATTCAGCCAACGAGTGGGCCATCGACTACACCGCCCCGATCGTCTTCCTGCTCGGGCACGCCCGGACGATGGGCGACGCCTGA
- a CDS encoding periplasmic substrate-binding domain-containing protein, translating to MVGDPYDGSEAHGGEVDGDTRGGSTGSGRLDRRAFVSLAGTVAAAALSGCSNESDDDPTTAGRQRDVDGPVVSVMTGAQPSTLDMGPSMNTPAGRPHFEGFLQSLVLPTHAPTGRSLTSDHIWTVDGSALPVPCAVESREVTDDGDVRYRFDDRLTYWSGAPLDGQAYYLRDRVGWLETNGAFREESFGGELESDIVYRRSPLAGPTNPAAARANAHPGMPPLPPAYSEPWVERFEDATTEEAVQGTYLDYHQGKLSVETFAEEGYGTGRYEVRSADDVTSELIELPYGLRTNTEVVYAEPRSEYPGPTDRPTLRIVCGSRTSSPGIASKPSGSMYDPRDFVNGDEIDFGRGVIAESKGDFFRKQVPDDIEQLTTWPNPAGGGRQLTFNWANDHLRRLWVRRAIVAAAPFERMRSNQYGRGSMAPSSDAGTLGSIAERALGESFVDSLYTYPLATDTDLAARWLRRAGYERVDGLWTGPEGEGLSLTLSVFSSEVGDVQTLVAGLEAFGIAIEVEQLLAGGISYEGNVEAGGFDLLVSNAPAGGSVLPYYGDWFSVWGSGMSMPPIAVAGNPLGSCRDDPPLASVPASVTLPSEPGSLAVDGVDYADSGGTYEHDAGETVALCETVDRLHDAGTDVEGFREAARRCARWYNYAVPNFVFAQDRVGLWAELSEFAVSADEDRSLGMSRGEPTAPVHYHVQAGTLRRAGAAE from the coding sequence ATGGTTGGCGACCCTTACGACGGTAGTGAGGCTCACGGCGGCGAGGTCGACGGCGACACCCGTGGCGGGTCGACGGGCTCCGGACGGCTGGACAGGCGAGCGTTCGTCTCGCTCGCCGGAACGGTCGCCGCGGCGGCGCTGTCGGGGTGTTCGAACGAGTCCGACGACGATCCGACGACGGCCGGTCGGCAGCGCGACGTTGACGGGCCGGTGGTGTCGGTGATGACCGGCGCCCAGCCCAGCACCCTCGACATGGGGCCGAGCATGAACACCCCCGCCGGTCGGCCCCACTTCGAGGGGTTCCTCCAGAGCCTCGTCCTCCCGACGCACGCGCCGACCGGCCGGAGCCTCACCAGCGACCACATCTGGACGGTCGACGGCTCGGCGCTGCCGGTCCCCTGCGCGGTCGAGTCACGGGAAGTCACCGACGATGGAGACGTTCGCTACCGCTTCGACGACCGGCTGACCTACTGGTCGGGCGCCCCTCTCGACGGCCAAGCGTACTACCTCCGCGACCGGGTCGGGTGGCTGGAGACGAACGGCGCCTTCCGCGAGGAGTCGTTCGGAGGCGAGCTGGAGAGCGACATCGTCTACCGCCGGTCGCCGCTGGCCGGCCCGACGAACCCGGCGGCCGCGCGGGCGAACGCCCACCCCGGCATGCCGCCGCTGCCGCCCGCCTACAGCGAGCCCTGGGTCGAACGGTTCGAGGACGCGACGACCGAGGAGGCGGTCCAGGGAACGTATCTCGACTACCACCAGGGGAAGCTCTCGGTCGAGACCTTCGCCGAGGAGGGGTACGGGACCGGCCGCTACGAAGTCCGGTCGGCCGACGACGTGACGAGCGAGCTGATCGAACTCCCCTACGGACTGCGTACGAACACGGAGGTCGTCTACGCCGAACCCCGCTCGGAGTACCCCGGTCCCACCGACCGGCCGACGCTCCGGATCGTCTGCGGGTCACGGACGAGCTCACCGGGGATAGCGAGCAAGCCGTCGGGCTCGATGTACGACCCGCGAGACTTCGTCAACGGCGACGAGATCGACTTCGGCCGGGGCGTGATCGCCGAGTCGAAGGGCGACTTCTTCCGGAAGCAGGTCCCCGACGACATCGAGCAGCTGACCACCTGGCCGAACCCGGCCGGCGGCGGGCGACAGCTCACGTTCAACTGGGCCAACGACCACCTCCGGCGGCTGTGGGTGCGCCGCGCCATCGTCGCCGCCGCGCCGTTCGAGCGGATGCGCTCGAACCAGTACGGTCGCGGGTCGATGGCGCCCTCGTCCGACGCCGGGACGCTCGGGTCGATCGCCGAGCGCGCGCTCGGCGAGTCGTTCGTCGATTCGCTGTACACTTATCCGCTGGCCACGGACACCGACCTGGCGGCGCGATGGCTGCGCCGGGCCGGCTACGAGCGCGTCGACGGTCTGTGGACGGGACCCGAGGGGGAGGGGCTCTCGCTGACGCTGTCGGTCTTCTCGTCGGAGGTCGGCGACGTGCAGACGCTCGTCGCCGGGCTGGAGGCGTTCGGGATCGCGATCGAGGTCGAACAGCTGCTCGCCGGCGGCATCTCCTACGAGGGCAACGTCGAGGCGGGCGGGTTCGACCTGCTCGTCTCGAACGCGCCCGCCGGCGGGTCGGTGCTGCCGTACTACGGCGACTGGTTCTCGGTCTGGGGGAGCGGGATGTCGATGCCGCCGATCGCCGTGGCGGGCAACCCGCTGGGGAGCTGCCGCGACGACCCGCCGCTGGCGTCGGTCCCGGCGTCGGTGACGCTCCCGTCCGAGCCCGGCTCGCTCGCGGTCGACGGCGTCGACTACGCCGACAGCGGCGGGACCTACGAACACGACGCCGGCGAGACGGTCGCGCTCTGTGAGACGGTCGACCGGCTGCACGACGCAGGGACCGACGTCGAGGGGTTCCGCGAGGCGGCCCGGCGCTGCGCTCGGTGGTACAACTACGCAGTCCCGAACTTCGTGTTCGCCCAGGACCGGGTCGGGCTCTGGGCGGAGCTGAGCGAGTTCGCGGTGTCGGCCGACGAGGACCGCTCGCTCGGGATGAGTCGGGGGGAGCCGACGGCGCCCGTCCACTACCACGTCCAGGCGGGGACGCTCCGTCGGGCGGGCGCCGCGGAGTGA
- a CDS encoding LLM class flavin-dependent oxidoreductase, which translates to MQFDWMVGCYAGAGVHRDTPLLEHVDRDTVMAGVDAAVDAGLDGLWAPDHFMLGPNHEEFEVWTLLSAIAERTQGTDLDIGPLVGSITYRNPALLAKMATTVDHLSEGRVRLGLGCGWHREEHEAYGYDFPPVNERIDMLDEGIQVIRAMFTEDAPGFSGDHYEIDDAYNEPKPLQDPHPPIVVGGAGPRMLRLAARHADEWNVEISGRARGKPIEFKARKFDEYLEAEGRDPADVERSWLAHCIVREDPEELDRLCEEIFPLPWGEEEDVDDQLSTPEEAREKGDFLIGTPAEVAEQIEPIRELGFGKLQLIFPDFPSTRGMELFGDEVAPERR; encoded by the coding sequence ATGCAATTCGACTGGATGGTCGGCTGCTACGCGGGCGCGGGCGTCCACAGGGACACCCCACTATTGGAGCACGTCGACCGCGACACCGTGATGGCGGGGGTCGACGCTGCCGTCGACGCGGGGCTCGACGGGCTGTGGGCGCCGGACCACTTCATGCTCGGGCCGAACCACGAGGAGTTCGAGGTCTGGACGCTCCTCTCGGCCATCGCCGAGCGGACCCAGGGAACCGATCTCGACATCGGCCCGCTCGTCGGGTCGATCACCTACCGCAACCCCGCGTTGCTGGCGAAGATGGCGACGACCGTCGACCACCTTTCCGAGGGTCGGGTCCGCCTCGGGCTCGGCTGTGGCTGGCACCGCGAGGAGCACGAGGCCTACGGCTACGACTTCCCGCCCGTCAACGAGCGCATCGACATGCTCGACGAGGGCATCCAGGTGATCAGGGCGATGTTCACCGAGGACGCGCCCGGCTTCTCGGGCGACCACTACGAGATCGACGACGCCTACAACGAGCCGAAACCGCTCCAGGACCCCCATCCGCCGATCGTCGTCGGCGGCGCGGGCCCGCGGATGCTCAGGCTCGCCGCTCGCCACGCCGACGAGTGGAACGTCGAGATATCCGGGCGAGCCCGTGGCAAACCGATCGAGTTCAAAGCTCGAAAGTTCGACGAGTACCTCGAAGCCGAGGGGCGCGACCCCGCGGATGTCGAGCGGTCGTGGCTCGCTCACTGCATCGTCCGGGAGGACCCCGAGGAACTCGACCGGCTGTGCGAGGAGATCTTCCCGCTGCCGTGGGGCGAGGAGGAGGACGTCGACGACCAGCTGAGCACACCGGAAGAGGCCCGCGAGAAGGGGGATTTCCTGATCGGAACGCCCGCCGAAGTCGCGGAGCAGATCGAACCGATCCGCGAGCTGGGGTTCGGGAAGCTCCAGCTCATCTTCCCCGATTTCCCGAGCACGCGCGGGATGGAGCTGTTCGGCGACGAGGTGGCGCCGGAACGCCGATAG